Proteins encoded within one genomic window of Columba livia isolate bColLiv1 breed racing homer chromosome 1, bColLiv1.pat.W.v2, whole genome shotgun sequence:
- the ASCL4 gene encoding achaete-scute homolog 4 — MDSNKDDDGLLNRIAFPGAMSLANSHVHPHGLPLREPFGVPFRLDPSYWEQAYGRHAGRISYIPFPGCVGVYDYSFEPAFIRKRNERERQRVRCVNEGYTRLREHLPKEFADKRLSKVETLRAAISYIKHLQSLLDCHPFGSDSKEMLPDKELAATPSPGPPRECNSDGESKTSSASSPYSEFEETGS; from the coding sequence atggaCAGCAATAAAGATGATGATGGACTGTTGAACAGGATCGCATTTCCAGGAGCCATGTCCCTGGCTAACAGCCATGTGCATCCCCATGGGCTCCCCCTGAGGGAACCTTTTGGGGTTCCCTTCCGTCTGGATCCGTCTTACTGGGAGCAAGCCTACGGCAGGCACGCAGGTCGCATCTCCTACATCCCATTCCCTGGCTGCGTGGGTGTCTACGACTATTCCTTCGAGCCTGCCTTCATTCGAAAGAGGAACGAAAGGGAAAGGCAGCGGGTGCGCTGTGTAAACGAGGGGTACACGCGCCTGAGAGAGCACCTGCCCAAGGAATTTGCTGACAAGCGCCTCAGCAAGGTGGAAACCCTGAGAGCTGCCATCAGCTACATCAAACACCTGCAGAGCTTGCTGGACTGCCATCCCTTTGGGTCTGACAGCAAGGAAATGCTCCCTGACAAGGAGCTTGCAGCAACTCCCAGTCCTGGTCCCCCGCGGGAGTGCAACAGTGATGGAGAGTCCAAAACCTCCTCAGCTTCGTCGCCCTACAGTGAATTTGAGGAGACGGGCAGCTAG